The DNA region GCGGTATACAAAATTTCATGAGGGAAATTATCAAGAAGCAGGAACAGCATGTCAAAACTTAACCGTCAAGAAACGAGTATATAATAAAACAGAAGCATTAGTAGGTATGCGGGTCTCCACGACTATTATAGAACAATGAACTGCGCCCCTATGTTTAGACCAAAAAAGCTTTAAATAGAGAGACTATTATTTTCATAAACTATCTACAAAAATATTATTTTTATAATTTTGTAGCTGTTGTGGTAATAGTGGAATTGTGGGTAAGTCGCAAGACTTATCCATAAATCCACTATATATCTCAAACGGCGTTTTGTACTCCAAAGCCTGATGGGGCCTTTGATTGTTATACCAATTCAACCATTTCGGGATATTATTTTTCAACTCTAAAACTGAAGTACACCGGTATAAATACGACCCCTCATACTTAAACGATCGCCATAAACGCTCAATATGGGCATTATCGTTACACCTGCCTTTGCCCGTCATGCTGATGCTTATGACGCATCTCCTCAATTCATTAATCCAATCCTCGCTGGTAAACTGGCTACCTTGATCACTATTAATTATCGACGGCTTCCCATATTTAGCTATAGCATCTTCTAACGCTAGCAAACAGCTCTCTGTATTTAAACTATTTGATAAACGATATCCTACTACTAATCTAGTATAAACATCGATTAATGCAACCAAATACATAAAACCACTTTGTACCCTTAAATAAGTGATATCCACCTGCCATACCTGATTTGGCTTTATAACCTCTAACCCTGATAGCAAATATGGATAAATAGCTTCTTTTAGGTTTCTTTTACTTGTATTAATCGAAGGGTAAATTGCTTGCAAATTCATTAGTTTCATCAACCTCCTGACTTTTTTGCTGTTAACAATTACCACTTCTCTCCTAAGTATCGCCGTTATTCGCCGGTAACCATATATCGGATAATTACTATAGATCTCAACTATTCTATTACTTAAATAATTATCTTGATCCTTCTCCGAATCCTTGTAATATAGGCTGGAGCGGTTCAGATTCAATAGCTGACTTTGCCGACGAACACTTAAATCTTTATAATCCTTATCTACCATCACTTTCCTCTTTATAGTTTCAACTTGGCAGATACGAGCTGCAAAAAATCGTTTTCTACCTTCAATTTGCCAATAGTTGCATGCAGTTTCTCTATTTCGCTTGTAGAACTAGAGGAATTACCGTTTTCATAGCTAAACTTAAAAATATCAGCACCATTTTCCAAAAATTGTTTCTTCCACCTTGTCATTACCGACCTTGGAACTTGATATTTTGAGATTATTTCAGCAATACTCAAATCTCCTCGGATCATCTCTAGCGATACTTTAAACTTAAATTCTTTACTGTAACTTTTTGGCTTACTCATTTTCGACTGCTCCTATTTTATATTTATTTTAACATAAAATAGTCTCTCTATCACTGCTCTAGTTTTCGGGGCGCATTACGCAAGAGAGGAAGCCGGTAATTCTAGTACCTGAAATATATGGGATGATTAATTATGATTTAACAGGTAAATCACTGCCAATCAAGGCCACCCTATCAGGAATAAATGAAGCTTTACCGACCAAAACCTTTAAAGCCACAAAAGTATTTTTGAACTGTGGAGTTGGTTTAACTGCTCAATATAACAATACCATTGAATATGGCATAAAATATAATGCAATTATTGCGAACAAGTACCTAGCCCACTATCCTAGCTTAAAACTTAAAATATATTTTTAGTTGCAGGTATACTCTTGCGCTTCCCAGAATACGAGTAGTATAATTAGACATTTTCTTTGAGCCAAATTAGCAATTTTTTATACCAACTTAAATTAGCGGTATTTCCTATATTAAAAGAGTTTTTTTGTATTTTTAAGAATTGATTTTTGACCATCCCTATGGCAGTAGAATAGATATAAGGATTATAATCTTCGGTAAAACCTTCTAATATCTCTGGCTTACCAATTCTTACTTGTCTTTCAAAAATTTTACTTGCTAGCTCCTTTACGCCCCGTAACATTGATCCACCGCCAGTTATCACAATACGGTAAGCTAGGGTATTATCAGCAAGAACCTTACTATACTCTGCTTGCACCATACACAATATTTCTTCTACCCTTGGGTTTATTACCTCGGCAAGATGCTTTGAAGTAATCATTGCTCCTTCATTATCTGTTAAATCTATACCGTTATCCTCTAAGTGAATAATATTATCTTTATCAAAAGCTGAGGGTATAGCATTACCATATAAAATTTTCAGCTTTTCTGCGGCGTTAATAGTTATGGAAAACACTTTGGCTATATCAGAGGTAA from Candidatus Tisiphia endosymbiont of Beris chalybata includes:
- a CDS encoding IS3 family transposase, which gives rise to MVDKDYKDLSVRRQSQLLNLNRSSLYYKDSEKDQDNYLSNRIVEIYSNYPIYGYRRITAILRREVVIVNSKKVRRLMKLMNLQAIYPSINTSKRNLKEAIYPYLLSGLEVIKPNQVWQVDITYLRVQSGFMYLVALIDVYTRLVVGYRLSNSLNTESCLLALEDAIAKYGKPSIINSDQGSQFTSEDWINELRRCVISISMTGKGRCNDNAHIERLWRSFKYEGSYLYRCTSVLELKNNIPKWLNWYNNQRPHQALEYKTPFEIYSGFMDKSCDLPTIPLLPQQLQNYKNNIFVDSL